The sequence ATGTCCCGAATGAGTGTCGATGTTGCGCTTATCCAAAACTCAAGCACAATAGTGGTTCAGGCGATAGACGGTCCATTGATGGTTGTCGGCGGGCTGGGAAAGATGGCGCTTATCAGTTGGCAGCTCACACTATGTACGATATTGTTCGTTCCGTTGATGGGTTTTGCCATTGACAAGCTGACAAGGAAAATCAGGCCGCTGACGACCGCTACTCAGTCCACATTCGCGGACGTAAGCTCGGCCATTGAGGAATCCATCCATGGCGTGCGCATAATAAAAGCGTTCGGGATGGAAGACTACGAGGTCAAGCGTTTTAACAAGACAAATAACAACAGCCTGATTGCCACCCTGCGATACTGGCGGCGCAACGCTCTGGTGGCGCCGATTGTCGAGTTGATGGGTTCAGTCGCTGCGGCTCTGCTTATGATAATCGGCGGGCGAATGCTGGTTTCGCAAGCAATTGCATTTCCAGACCTTGCGGAGTTTATGGTGCTTGCGTTTTACGTCGCAGGTTCCGCCAAGCAGTTCGGTCGCCTGGGTTCACTGTACCAGCAGACTCTTGCAGCGGGCGAGCGCGTATTTGAGATACTCGATACTACCTCGGATTTGCCTGATGCGCCTGACGCAATTGTCCTGAAAGACGTCCAGGGCCAAGTTGAGTGCGAGAATATCAGCTTTGAATACAATCGCGGCGAGCCGGTTATCCAGGAACTCTCTTTTAATATTGACCCGGGCGAGGTGGTCGCGATAGTAGGGCCGAGCGGCGCAGGAAAATCGACTATTGCGGACCTTATACTGCGTTTTTACGATGTCGATAAAGGCCGCATCCTGATCGAAGGTCACGACATTCGCCAGATCAACACCAGGAGCCTGCGTGAACATATGGCAATGGTTCCGCAGGAGACGATCCTCTTCAGCGGTACAATTGCGGAGAACATATCTTACGGCAGGCCCGGCACAAACATTTCAGAGGTTATCGAAGCCGCCAAGGCTGCCAACGCTAATGATTTTATTATGGAGTGTCCGAATGGTTATGAAACCGAGCTGGGCGAGGGCGGAGTAGGCCTTTCCGGCGGACAGCGCCAGAGGATTTCCATCGCGCGCGCACTGCTCAAGAACCCGAAAATTCTCATACTAGACGAGGCGACATCGTCTCTCGATGCTGCATCCGAAGGGATCGTTCAGGAAGCGCTTGACCGCCTTATGAAAGGCCGCTCGACATTAGTGATTGCTCACAGGCTCTCGACCGTTAAGAATGCTAATAAGATATTCGTGATGGATAGAGGCCGGGTGACCGAGTCAGGCACTTTTGATGAGCTGATGACCGCCGGTGGTCTTTTTGAGCAGCTTTACAAGACCCAGTTTCGCACTCAGGGTGCCAAATGAGCGGTGAGAAAGAGAGCCTTCTGGAGCGGATCAAGCGCGCCGCCGTCATATGGCTGCTCTGGCTCATATCTACCGTCATCGCCATGACAGTCCGGTTCAAGATCGACGGCTGGGATAAGCTCATAAAGATCAGGGATGACGGCAAGGGTGGCCTGATTTTGCCATGGCATGGCGTGACGATACTGCCGATCTACTATTGCCGTCATATGGGGTTTTGCTCGATTGCGTCGGTCTCAAAGGACGGCGAACTGCAAAACGGCATCCTGCGACTGCGAGGGTTCAAGACCATTCGCGGGTCCAGCGGAAGGCATGCAGTGAGGGTGCTTTTGGAGGCCATAAGGTGTCTTAAGGAGGGCAAAGTGCTTGCCTATACACCCGACGGTCCCAAAGGGCCGCCTAAGAAAGTCCAGCAGGGCACTGTGTATATGGCTAAGCGTTCCGGTTGCCCGGTTCTTCCGGTTGGTGTTGCTTGCAAGCCATGTAAGAGGCTGCACTCATGGGATTCACATATGGTGCCGATGCCTTTTTCGCGCGCTGTGATAGCGTTCGGCGACCCGATGTATGTTCCGGAAAATATGGATGAGTCCAAAGCCGCCGAGATGATCGAAAAGGCAATTAACAGTGCCGAAGACCGGGCAAATGAGATTTTGGCGCATATGTGACTTGCGTTGCGGTTAAAACCGCGGCAACAACAACACGAAGTCGGCCTGCGCCAACTGGGATTTTAGTGTCCGAAGGGACACTTTGTGTTTTTGCAGCCGTGACTTTACCCGCATTATTCACGAGGAGCGTGAATAATGCTCTCGGAGACCCGTATTATGCGGGAAGCGCATAATACGGGTTTAGTCGTAGGAAAAAATATGATTGGAAATGAAATTCTGAACCATCAAACCTATATGACTTACTATTTATATAACCTGGCTCTGTTGATCTTATCACCGCTGATTGCGGTGTTTATTTTGTATCGCATATTCATCTCGGGCAAGTCGCGAAAATCGTGGCGTCAGCAGATGGGCAGCGTGAAGCTTCCAGATGAGATCGGCGGCAAAGACAAAATATGGATTCATGCCGTATCGGTTGGTGAATCGGTCGCGAGCGCGGCAGTTGTGAGTGAGCTCAAACAGATGCTGCCGGATGCAGCCGTGGTTGTTTCGACCACAACCGAGACCGGCCAGGAGATGGCGCGCAAATCGATTAAAGATGCCGATGCGTTTTTTTATTACCCGTTCGACCTGGCGCCGTTTGTGTCTCGATCTATAAACAGGGTTCGCCCGAAAGTTTTTGCGAGCACGGATAC comes from Armatimonadota bacterium and encodes:
- a CDS encoding lysophospholipid acyltransferase family protein, giving the protein MSGEKESLLERIKRAAVIWLLWLISTVIAMTVRFKIDGWDKLIKIRDDGKGGLILPWHGVTILPIYYCRHMGFCSIASVSKDGELQNGILRLRGFKTIRGSSGRHAVRVLLEAIRCLKEGKVLAYTPDGPKGPPKKVQQGTVYMAKRSGCPVLPVGVACKPCKRLHSWDSHMVPMPFSRAVIAFGDPMYVPENMDESKAAEMIEKAINSAEDRANEILAHM
- a CDS encoding ABC transporter ATP-binding protein: MAHKGRMITSLVCGLLMTGCTLFMATLIKYFTAVASNEPVTGYAIVKFGISHGLFAAKQAPAALMMIAAGLMVLINIPKSAFTFLNNYLIASVTSRIGTDVRADVYAHLQTLPLRFFHRSRIGDIMSRMSVDVALIQNSSTIVVQAIDGPLMVVGGLGKMALISWQLTLCTILFVPLMGFAIDKLTRKIRPLTTATQSTFADVSSAIEESIHGVRIIKAFGMEDYEVKRFNKTNNNSLIATLRYWRRNALVAPIVELMGSVAAALLMIIGGRMLVSQAIAFPDLAEFMVLAFYVAGSAKQFGRLGSLYQQTLAAGERVFEILDTTSDLPDAPDAIVLKDVQGQVECENISFEYNRGEPVIQELSFNIDPGEVVAIVGPSGAGKSTIADLILRFYDVDKGRILIEGHDIRQINTRSLREHMAMVPQETILFSGTIAENISYGRPGTNISEVIEAAKAANANDFIMECPNGYETELGEGGVGLSGGQRQRISIARALLKNPKILILDEATSSLDAASEGIVQEALDRLMKGRSTLVIAHRLSTVKNANKIFVMDRGRVTESGTFDELMTAGGLFEQLYKTQFRTQGAK